In Deinococcus maricopensis DSM 21211, one genomic interval encodes:
- a CDS encoding RluA family pseudouridine synthase, which produces MPLNEGYAYREQLGPRAHGQRSLWYLVSKYRHSSAQDWRERVARGEVTLDGAPIDGHEILQAGQVLVWNRPPWDEEATPRTFDIAYLDDALLAVIKPSGLPTMHGGGFLENTLLSLVRAQHPEATPLHRLGRATSGLVLFARTHAAASRLSEAWRMHHVEKRYRALASGVLAQDRVTIEAPIGPVPHPRLGTVHGVSATGKASRSVACVLERREDATLLQVDIFTGRPHQIRIHTAFLGHPLVGDPLYGPGGQPKADNPGLPGDGGYLLHAERLAFTHPVTGAPLDVYAPAPPALRCAGE; this is translated from the coding sequence GTGCCCCTGAACGAAGGCTACGCCTACCGCGAGCAGCTCGGCCCGCGCGCCCACGGTCAACGCTCACTCTGGTATCTGGTCAGCAAATACCGCCACTCGTCCGCGCAGGACTGGCGTGAACGCGTCGCGCGTGGCGAAGTCACCCTCGACGGCGCGCCCATCGACGGCCATGAGATCCTCCAGGCCGGGCAGGTGCTCGTGTGGAACCGCCCCCCCTGGGATGAGGAGGCCACGCCGCGCACCTTCGACATCGCGTACCTCGACGACGCGCTCCTCGCGGTCATCAAGCCCAGCGGGCTGCCCACCATGCATGGTGGCGGCTTCCTGGAGAACACGCTGCTGAGCCTCGTGCGCGCGCAGCACCCCGAGGCGACGCCGCTGCACCGCCTGGGGCGCGCGACGTCCGGACTGGTGCTGTTCGCGCGGACGCACGCGGCTGCGTCCCGCCTGTCCGAGGCGTGGCGCATGCACCACGTCGAGAAGCGGTACCGGGCGCTGGCGAGCGGCGTGCTCGCGCAGGACCGCGTGACCATCGAGGCGCCCATCGGGCCGGTGCCGCACCCCAGGCTCGGGACGGTGCACGGCGTGAGCGCCACCGGCAAGGCTTCGCGCAGCGTCGCGTGCGTGCTGGAGCGCCGGGAGGACGCGACGCTGCTGCAGGTGGACATCTTCACCGGCCGGCCGCACCAGATTCGCATTCACACGGCGTTCCTCGGGCATCCGCTGGTGGGCGACCCGCTGTACGGGCCGGGCGGTCAGCCGAAAGCGGACAACCCGGGCCTGCCCGGCGACGGCGGGTACCTGCTGCACGCGGAGCGGCTGGCGTTCACGCACCCCGTGACGGGCGCGCCACTGGACGTGTACGCGCCCGCGCCGCCGGCGCTGCGCTGCGCGGGCGAGTGA
- a CDS encoding putative bifunctional diguanylate cyclase/phosphodiesterase, with amino-acid sequence MPVPHPHNEDLRLAALQQYRVLDSEAEATFNRLATLAARVLDAPMALVSLIDADRQWTKACIGVDLRETARDIAFCAHTILSGDVFVVPDATLDERFIHNPLVTGDPHIRFYAGAPLLTPDGLAIGSLCVLDTRARHDVSAEQLLTLQDLAAMTMEALETRLTVEARAAAESQLHLMEAALANATDAVLILSADATSGSGLRVAYVNAAFERQSGYAATDVEGRDPAVLWRAHRETTARLRGALSRAAADVLDMQFDHRNGNVYWAETSVSPLRDAGGQVSHLLLLKRDNTDRRREEEHLRTTGMELAQRVLERTREVQHLTVQREHDALHDTLTGLPNWTLFNLRLQAILRSADPTFAVLYLDCDRFKVVNETLGHSVGDALLVAFARRLEALVRPTDTIARLGGDEFVVLLESLDEPDIASLVAERFARAFTAPFQVGPHTLYFGASIGVVVGGAHYQHADDVMRDADIAMYSAKRAGRGAFVTFHEQMRPNTNTQLLLEAELRAALAADQLTVHFQPIVHIPTSRVHGFEALVRWPRGGGMMSPAEFLPIAEETGLIVDVDRWVLREACRHMAAWRTTLPNTDQLTLSVNLSSQQFTRPDLVDAVRTALHASGFPAELLKVEITEGLVMERSDVVTTNIAGLKALGVGLHIDDFGTGYSSLGYLQRFDAQALKIDRSFMGGVEDRADSAELVRTITAMAHNLGLSVVAEGVETRAQLALLRSLGCEYAQGFLLSRPIPVQDVPALLERDTLLT; translated from the coding sequence ATGCCGGTCCCTCACCCTCATAACGAAGACCTCCGGCTGGCGGCGCTGCAGCAGTACCGCGTGCTCGACAGTGAGGCCGAGGCGACGTTCAACCGGCTCGCGACGCTCGCAGCGCGCGTCCTGGACGCGCCCATGGCGCTGGTGTCGTTGATCGACGCGGACCGGCAGTGGACGAAGGCGTGCATCGGCGTGGACCTGCGCGAGACGGCGCGGGACATCGCCTTTTGCGCGCACACGATTCTGAGTGGCGACGTGTTCGTCGTTCCGGACGCGACGCTCGATGAGCGCTTCATCCACAACCCGCTCGTGACCGGCGACCCGCACATCCGGTTCTATGCGGGCGCGCCGCTGCTCACGCCAGATGGCCTGGCCATCGGGAGCCTGTGCGTGCTCGACACGCGCGCGCGACATGACGTGAGCGCCGAGCAGCTGCTGACCCTGCAGGACCTCGCGGCGATGACCATGGAAGCGCTGGAGACGCGCCTGACCGTGGAGGCGCGCGCCGCAGCGGAATCGCAGCTGCACCTGATGGAGGCGGCGCTCGCGAACGCGACGGACGCCGTCCTGATCCTCAGCGCCGACGCGACCAGCGGCAGCGGCCTGCGGGTGGCGTACGTGAACGCGGCGTTCGAGCGGCAATCCGGGTACGCGGCCACAGACGTGGAGGGGCGTGACCCGGCGGTGCTGTGGCGCGCGCACCGCGAGACGACGGCGCGCCTGCGCGGCGCGCTGTCACGAGCCGCAGCGGACGTGCTGGACATGCAGTTCGATCACCGGAACGGCAACGTGTACTGGGCGGAGACGAGCGTATCGCCGCTGCGGGACGCGGGCGGGCAGGTGTCGCACCTGCTGCTCCTGAAGCGCGACAACACGGATCGCCGCCGAGAGGAGGAGCACCTGCGCACCACCGGCATGGAGCTCGCGCAGCGCGTGCTGGAACGGACGCGGGAGGTGCAGCACCTCACGGTGCAGCGTGAGCATGACGCGCTGCACGACACGCTCACGGGCCTGCCGAACTGGACGCTGTTCAACCTGCGGTTGCAGGCGATCCTGCGCAGCGCCGACCCGACGTTCGCGGTGCTGTACCTGGACTGCGACCGCTTCAAGGTCGTGAACGAGACGCTCGGGCACTCGGTCGGGGACGCGCTGCTCGTCGCGTTCGCGCGCCGCTTGGAGGCGCTGGTGCGCCCCACGGACACCATCGCGCGCCTCGGCGGGGACGAGTTCGTGGTGCTGCTCGAATCGCTCGATGAACCGGACATCGCGTCACTCGTGGCGGAACGGTTCGCGCGGGCGTTCACGGCGCCCTTCCAGGTGGGGCCGCACACGCTGTATTTCGGCGCGAGCATCGGGGTGGTGGTGGGCGGCGCACACTACCAGCATGCCGACGACGTGATGCGCGACGCGGACATCGCCATGTACAGCGCCAAACGCGCGGGCCGGGGCGCGTTCGTGACGTTCCACGAACAGATGCGCCCCAACACGAACACGCAACTGCTGCTGGAAGCGGAACTGCGCGCGGCGCTCGCGGCGGATCAGCTGACCGTGCATTTCCAGCCGATCGTGCACATCCCGACGTCGCGCGTGCATGGGTTCGAGGCGCTCGTGCGGTGGCCGCGCGGCGGCGGCATGATGAGCCCGGCGGAGTTCCTGCCCATCGCGGAGGAAACGGGCCTGATCGTGGACGTGGACCGCTGGGTGCTGCGCGAGGCGTGCCGGCACATGGCGGCGTGGCGCACGACGTTGCCGAACACGGACCAGTTGACGCTGAGCGTGAACCTCAGCTCGCAGCAGTTCACCCGCCCGGACCTCGTGGACGCAGTGCGCACGGCGCTGCACGCGTCGGGGTTCCCGGCGGAGCTGCTGAAGGTGGAGATCACCGAAGGGCTCGTGATGGAACGCTCGGACGTCGTGACGACGAACATCGCGGGCCTCAAGGCGCTCGGCGTCGGCCTGCACATCGACGATTTCGGCACGGGGTACAGTTCGCTCGGGTACCTGCAGCGGTTCGACGCGCAGGCCCTGAAGATCGACCGGTCCTTCATGGGCGGCGTGGAGGACCGCGCGGACAGCGCGGAACTGGTGCGGACCATCACGGCGATGGCGCACAACCTGGGCCTCAGCGTCGTCGCGGAAGGGGTGGAGACGCGCGCGCAGCTGGCGCTGCTGCGCAGCCTAGGCTGCGAGTACGCGCAGGGGTTCCTGCTATCCCGGCCCATTCCGGTGCAGGACGTGCCGGCGCTGCTGGAACGCGACACGCTGCTCACCTGA
- a CDS encoding response regulator transcription factor, protein MPNEGPYALLVEDRAAPLCVEAAWHTLTPTLNLTVRRDGADALAFVLDALRAHPPTLILLSLPLPGVDALDVVDGLKRHPVARMIPVVLLADDAPPTLVADAYARQANSLCLKPADPAARAELLRALLQYWLHAACYCPLPANIARRAARAADASLSLAP, encoded by the coding sequence ATGCCTAACGAGGGACCGTACGCGCTGCTGGTCGAGGACCGCGCCGCCCCCCTCTGTGTGGAGGCGGCGTGGCACACCCTGACGCCCACCCTGAACCTGACTGTTCGCCGTGACGGTGCAGACGCGCTCGCCTTTGTGCTCGACGCCCTGCGCGCGCACCCGCCCACCCTGATTCTGCTGAGCCTCCCGCTGCCCGGCGTTGACGCGCTGGACGTCGTGGACGGCCTCAAGCGGCACCCGGTGGCGCGCATGATTCCCGTGGTGCTCCTCGCCGACGACGCGCCGCCCACGCTGGTCGCGGACGCGTACGCGCGGCAGGCGAACAGCCTGTGCCTGAAACCCGCCGACCCGGCCGCGCGCGCCGAGCTGCTGCGGGCGCTGCTGCAGTACTGGCTGCACGCCGCCTGCTACTGCCCCCTTCCGGCAAACATCGCACGGCGCGCGGCACGCGCTGCGGACGCCAGCCTGAGCCTCGCGCCCTGA
- a CDS encoding CobW family GTP-binding protein, whose translation MSTSVPITVLCGFLGAGKTTLLNHLLTQTHGQKIAVIVNEFGAVNIDASLIVSTDERTIELSNGCICCTLRGDLLTAVDDLLRTRELDGILIESTGIGEPLPIAQTFCLTPETLDLDPDLPDLTTRAHVDAMITVVDTAQFFTLWNRPDTIPGDDLERGFGQLLAEQIEFADIIVLNKLDLATPDDLRQLRDLIRLTNPRARILESTRGALPATELLNVHLFDADAAMELDAWMQELEREHTPESETYGLGTHVYRADRPFDPERFYAALTAGLPRNVIRSKGWINLGDGAATLWNHTGRQLALEQAGQWTDPAQAYSELVFIGTALDGAHLDALLNSALQGAAHA comes from the coding sequence ATGTCCACGTCTGTGCCCATCACCGTCCTCTGCGGCTTCCTCGGCGCCGGGAAAACCACCCTCCTCAACCACCTCCTCACCCAGACCCACGGCCAGAAGATCGCCGTCATCGTCAACGAATTCGGCGCCGTCAACATCGACGCGAGTCTCATCGTCAGCACCGACGAACGCACCATCGAACTCAGCAACGGCTGCATCTGCTGCACCCTGCGCGGCGACCTCCTCACCGCCGTCGACGACCTCCTGCGCACCCGCGAACTCGACGGCATCCTCATCGAAAGCACCGGCATCGGCGAGCCACTCCCCATCGCGCAGACGTTCTGCCTCACGCCCGAAACCCTCGACCTCGACCCGGACCTCCCCGACCTCACCACCCGCGCGCACGTGGACGCCATGATCACCGTCGTCGACACCGCGCAGTTCTTCACGCTCTGGAACCGCCCAGACACCATTCCCGGCGACGACCTCGAACGCGGCTTCGGGCAGCTCCTCGCCGAACAGATCGAATTCGCGGACATCATCGTCCTGAACAAACTCGACCTCGCCACGCCCGACGACCTGCGGCAGCTGCGCGACCTGATCCGCCTCACCAACCCCCGCGCCCGCATTCTCGAAAGTACCCGCGGCGCCCTGCCCGCCACCGAACTCCTCAACGTTCACCTGTTCGACGCCGACGCCGCCATGGAACTCGACGCGTGGATGCAGGAACTCGAACGCGAGCACACCCCCGAGTCCGAAACGTACGGCCTCGGCACGCACGTCTACCGCGCCGACCGGCCGTTCGACCCGGAGCGCTTCTACGCCGCCCTCACCGCCGGCCTGCCCCGCAACGTCATCCGCAGCAAAGGCTGGATCAACCTCGGCGACGGCGCCGCCACCCTCTGGAACCACACCGGCCGTCAACTCGCGCTCGAACAGGCCGGCCAGTGGACCGACCCGGCGCAGGCCTACAGCGAACTCGTCTTCATCGGCACCGCCCTGGACGGCGCGCACCTCGACGCACTCCTCAACAGCGCCCTGCAGGGCGCGGCGCACGCCTGA
- a CDS encoding ATP-binding protein produces the protein MPSTPDNALNLMQELLGGLPDPFFTVDAQWQFTFVNALAAGFVGRPGEEDALRGRGLWTEFPEATATPLFALGQRVMTSRRPESTEVHYAPVNTWIELRAFPFQDGIAVHYRDITARKQAEAARARAEVLATLGTALQRAETPENVADLALARLGPAIGARGMLVVHLDGSALHRPHWWGEPPSDVRLVMAQPAVQLRDLPILTDVARHGSAQYVNEDAAPGLPASSAMACGAEPIRQPDGTLLGFVLAWAPAGPDVWPAGTRDLLARAAGTLGLALDRTRTLSALQQNAVAMQQQNALLEERSQALHVANAELDAFALSVSHDLRTPVRHMLGFLGLLRRALGDTLSGNAKAERALEVVEGAANRMNALIDALLHLARTSRQALHLERVDLRALVDAVRADLMAETAGREVTWVVGALPTVQADGELIRQVMVNLLSNAVKYTRGTPDARIEVRAEARGAEWAVTVRDNGAGFDPAYADRLFGVFQRLHRQEEFEGSGVGLANVRRIVERHGGHVWAQGEPGVGATFGFSLPRR, from the coding sequence ATGCCCTCGACGCCCGACAACGCTCTGAATCTGATGCAGGAACTGCTGGGCGGTCTGCCTGACCCGTTCTTCACCGTGGACGCCCAGTGGCAGTTCACGTTCGTCAACGCCCTCGCTGCGGGTTTCGTGGGACGGCCCGGCGAGGAGGACGCCCTGCGCGGCCGTGGGCTGTGGACGGAATTCCCGGAGGCGACCGCCACCCCCCTGTTCGCGCTCGGCCAGCGCGTCATGACGTCCCGGCGTCCGGAAAGCACCGAGGTGCACTACGCGCCCGTGAACACCTGGATTGAGTTGCGGGCGTTTCCGTTTCAGGACGGCATTGCCGTGCATTACCGCGACATCACGGCGCGCAAGCAGGCGGAAGCGGCGCGTGCCCGCGCGGAGGTCCTCGCTACGCTGGGCACGGCCCTGCAGCGCGCCGAAACGCCCGAGAACGTCGCGGACCTCGCGCTCGCGCGCCTCGGGCCGGCCATCGGCGCGCGCGGCATGCTGGTCGTTCACCTCGACGGCAGCGCCCTGCACCGCCCGCACTGGTGGGGGGAGCCGCCCAGCGACGTCCGCCTCGTCATGGCCCAGCCGGCGGTGCAGCTCCGCGACCTGCCGATCCTCACGGACGTCGCGCGCCACGGGTCCGCCCAGTACGTGAACGAGGACGCCGCGCCTGGACTGCCGGCGTCCTCGGCGATGGCGTGCGGCGCCGAACCGATCCGTCAGCCGGACGGGACGCTCCTGGGGTTCGTGCTGGCGTGGGCGCCCGCCGGGCCGGACGTGTGGCCGGCGGGCACGCGCGACCTGCTGGCCCGCGCGGCCGGCACACTCGGGCTGGCGCTGGACCGCACGCGCACCCTCAGCGCCCTCCAGCAGAACGCCGTCGCCATGCAGCAGCAGAACGCCCTGCTGGAGGAGCGTTCGCAGGCGCTGCACGTGGCGAACGCGGAGCTGGACGCGTTCGCGCTGTCGGTGTCGCATGACCTGCGCACGCCCGTGCGGCACATGCTGGGGTTCCTGGGGTTGCTGCGCCGCGCGCTCGGCGACACCCTGAGCGGCAACGCGAAGGCCGAGCGGGCACTGGAGGTGGTGGAGGGCGCCGCCAACCGCATGAACGCGCTGATCGACGCGCTGCTGCACCTCGCGCGGACGTCGCGTCAGGCGCTTCACCTGGAGCGCGTGGACCTGCGCGCGCTGGTGGACGCGGTGCGGGCAGACCTGATGGCGGAAACGGCCGGGCGCGAGGTGACGTGGGTGGTGGGCGCCCTGCCGACCGTTCAGGCGGACGGGGAACTTATTCGGCAGGTGATGGTGAACCTGCTGTCGAACGCCGTGAAGTACACGCGTGGCACGCCGGACGCCCGGATTGAGGTGCGCGCGGAGGCGCGCGGGGCGGAGTGGGCGGTGACCGTGCGGGACAACGGCGCGGGGTTCGACCCGGCGTACGCGGATCGGTTGTTCGGCGTGTTCCAGCGGCTGCACCGGCAGGAGGAGTTCGAGGGGAGCGGTGTGGGCCTCGCGAACGTCCGCCGGATCGTGGAGCGGCACGGCGGGCACGTGTGGGCGCAGGGCGAGCCGGGCGTCGGGGCGACGTTCGGGTTCAGCCTGCCGCGCCGCTGA
- a CDS encoding alpha/beta hydrolase family protein, producing MRLFLTMALAASTLLCSVNAQTNRIDAIRPDAPTLAPYGTAPVGVRTLKFVHAGQVDVVNTKAGEANRTYDRPLTVEVWYPAQLGTTAGTAQYVTVTRDGKTATTLTGRAARDAAPDTRSGPYPLVIVSHGYPGNRFLLSPLAENLASKGYVVAAIDHTDSTYSDQAAFASTLLNRPLDQLFVLNELSRVNSEPGTLQGLMDVNRTALIGYSMGGYGVMNTIGAGFTAASVTAQIAPPNGLLAQRQAGNAAYTSSMDPRIKAAIAIAPWGWNAGFWSADTLKGVRTPVLFMAGSVDDVSGYQPGIRNLFEGAVNADRYLLTFENANHNAAAPMPAPAEVWRTGAPFAHYADPVWDSVRMNNIAQHFATAFLGRYLRGDASMDKYLNLVEYARDGRFSVGTDGTPKADHTYWQGFENRTAAGLRFEHLPPQKP from the coding sequence ATGCGCCTATTCCTGACGATGGCCCTCGCAGCCAGTACGCTGCTGTGCAGCGTGAACGCCCAGACCAACCGCATCGACGCCATCCGCCCCGACGCCCCCACCCTCGCGCCCTACGGCACCGCGCCCGTCGGCGTCCGCACCCTCAAGTTCGTGCACGCCGGCCAGGTGGACGTCGTGAACACCAAAGCGGGCGAAGCGAACCGCACGTACGACCGTCCCCTCACCGTGGAGGTGTGGTACCCCGCGCAACTGGGCACCACAGCCGGCACCGCGCAGTACGTGACCGTCACCCGCGACGGCAAGACCGCCACCACCCTCACCGGCCGCGCCGCGCGCGACGCCGCCCCGGACACGCGCAGCGGCCCGTACCCGCTGGTGATCGTTTCGCACGGCTACCCGGGCAACCGGTTTCTGCTGAGCCCACTCGCGGAGAACCTCGCCAGCAAAGGGTACGTGGTCGCCGCCATCGACCACACCGACAGCACCTACAGCGATCAGGCCGCGTTCGCCAGCACCCTGCTGAACCGCCCCCTCGACCAGCTGTTCGTCCTGAACGAACTGAGCCGCGTGAACAGCGAGCCGGGCACCCTGCAGGGCCTCATGGACGTGAACCGCACTGCCCTCATCGGGTACTCCATGGGCGGGTACGGCGTCATGAACACCATTGGGGCGGGCTTCACGGCCGCGAGCGTCACCGCGCAGATCGCCCCGCCGAACGGCCTGCTCGCGCAGCGGCAGGCCGGAAACGCCGCGTACACGAGCAGCATGGACCCGCGCATCAAGGCGGCCATTGCTATCGCTCCGTGGGGCTGGAACGCCGGATTCTGGAGTGCCGACACCCTCAAGGGCGTGCGCACGCCCGTGCTGTTCATGGCGGGCAGCGTCGACGACGTGTCCGGGTACCAGCCGGGCATCCGGAACCTCTTCGAGGGCGCCGTGAACGCCGACCGGTACCTGCTGACCTTCGAGAACGCCAACCACAACGCCGCCGCGCCCATGCCCGCCCCGGCGGAAGTGTGGCGGACGGGCGCGCCGTTCGCGCACTACGCGGACCCCGTGTGGGACAGCGTCCGCATGAACAACATCGCGCAGCACTTCGCCACGGCGTTCCTCGGGCGGTACCTGCGCGGCGACGCGAGCATGGACAAGTACCTGAACCTCGTCGAGTACGCGCGCGACGGACGCTTCTCGGTCGGGACGGACGGCACGCCCAAGGCGGACCACACGTACTGGCAGGGGTTCGAGAACCGCACCGCCGCCGGGCTGCGCTTCGAGCACCTCCCCCCGCAAAAGCCGTAA
- a CDS encoding sulfurtransferase, translated as MSRPTPYAKDVLVDTDWLAAHHADPDVRVLEASEDLTLYASGHVPGAARLDSRRDLWDPTIRDFLTPEAFAALMGRLGVTLDTTVVLYGDKSNWWATYAFWFLRYHGHARVKLVNGGRQKLAADGFDFTADVPLITPTTYPVGARDERLRAYREQVKAHIETVRAGQGALVDVRSPDEFSGKVTHMPDYPQEGVLRGGHIPGATNLPWAMAVQHDGTFRTAEQLRRLYGQAGVTPERAVMTYCRIAERSSHTWFVLSELLGYPQVRNYDGSWTEWGNSVGVPIEKTHLDT; from the coding sequence ATGAGCAGACCCACCCCCTACGCGAAAGACGTGCTGGTCGACACCGACTGGCTCGCCGCGCACCACGCCGACCCGGACGTGCGCGTACTGGAGGCCAGCGAGGACCTGACGCTGTACGCGAGCGGCCACGTTCCCGGCGCCGCTCGCCTCGACAGTCGCCGTGACCTGTGGGACCCCACCATCCGGGATTTCCTGACGCCCGAGGCGTTCGCGGCGCTGATGGGCCGCCTGGGCGTCACGCTGGACACCACGGTCGTGCTGTACGGCGACAAGAGCAACTGGTGGGCCACGTACGCGTTCTGGTTCCTGCGGTACCACGGGCACGCGCGCGTAAAGCTCGTGAACGGCGGGCGGCAGAAGCTCGCCGCGGACGGGTTCGACTTCACGGCGGACGTGCCGCTCATCACGCCCACCACGTACCCGGTCGGCGCGCGTGACGAACGCCTGCGCGCGTACCGCGAGCAAGTGAAGGCGCACATCGAGACGGTCCGTGCGGGCCAGGGCGCGCTGGTGGATGTCCGCAGCCCGGACGAGTTCAGCGGCAAGGTCACGCACATGCCGGACTACCCGCAGGAGGGCGTGCTGCGCGGCGGCCACATCCCCGGCGCCACGAACCTGCCGTGGGCGATGGCCGTGCAGCACGACGGCACCTTCAGGACCGCCGAACAGCTCCGCCGTCTGTACGGGCAGGCGGGCGTCACGCCGGAACGCGCCGTCATGACGTACTGCCGCATTGCGGAGCGCAGCAGCCACACCTGGTTCGTGCTGAGCGAGCTGCTCGGCTACCCGCAGGTCCGCAACTACGACGGCAGCTGGACCGAATGGGGCAACAGTGTCGGCGTCCCCATCGAAAAAACCCACCTCGACACGTAA
- a CDS encoding thiamine pyrophosphate-requiring protein yields MPEQHVSDHLLERLRAWGVRRLYGYSGDGINGLLGALNRAGNQPEFVHSVHEELASLMACAHAKFTGEVGVCTATSGPGAIHLLNGLYDAKLDHQPVVAIIGQQARPALGSAYQQEIDLRTLLKDVAGAYLADLTHPAQVAHVVDRAFRIALDERTVTAIIIPHDVQDLPAQNEQPHEHGYQHSSVGYAPARRLPHDEDLRRAADILNAGARVAILAGAGALHAGAELTLAADAVQGGVAKALLGKAALPDDLPFVTGSVGWLGTEASNHMLQTCDTLLMVGTGFPYTEYLPREGQARTVQIDRSASRVGLRTPTEVNLIGDSAETLRALLPLLHPKPRGAWREDLEARARQSWADAERAAQQDAPPLNPARVASALSRRLPPRSIITADSGTSAVWLGRHLRLREGMMASLSGTLATMGSAVPYALAAKLNFPDRPVIALAGDGAMQMSGNAGLIAVAQQWRAWADPRLVVVVLNNRDLNYVTWEQRAMEGHPKFPASQDLPDVPFARYAELLGLQGVRVDDAGHLEDALEVAFGADRPVVLEAVVSAHVPTLPPTLTAQQRQHLQAALADDPDAAEVKRQLRQQGYTL; encoded by the coding sequence ATGCCGGAACAGCACGTCAGCGACCATCTGCTCGAACGCCTGCGCGCCTGGGGCGTCCGGCGCCTCTACGGGTACTCCGGCGACGGCATCAACGGGCTGCTGGGCGCCCTCAACCGCGCCGGGAACCAGCCCGAGTTCGTGCACAGCGTCCACGAGGAGCTCGCGTCGCTCATGGCGTGCGCGCACGCGAAATTCACCGGCGAGGTGGGCGTCTGCACGGCCACGTCCGGCCCGGGCGCCATTCACCTGCTGAACGGCCTGTACGACGCGAAGCTGGATCACCAGCCGGTCGTGGCGATCATCGGGCAGCAGGCGCGGCCGGCGCTCGGCAGCGCGTACCAGCAGGAAATCGACCTGCGGACGCTGCTCAAGGACGTGGCGGGCGCGTACCTCGCGGACCTCACGCATCCCGCGCAGGTGGCGCACGTCGTGGACCGCGCCTTCCGCATCGCCCTGGATGAGCGGACGGTCACCGCCATCATCATCCCGCACGACGTGCAGGACCTGCCCGCCCAGAACGAGCAGCCGCACGAGCACGGCTACCAGCATTCCAGCGTCGGGTACGCGCCTGCCCGGCGCCTCCCGCATGACGAGGACCTGCGCCGCGCAGCCGACATCCTGAACGCCGGCGCGCGCGTCGCCATCCTGGCCGGTGCGGGCGCGCTCCACGCGGGCGCGGAGTTGACGCTGGCGGCGGACGCCGTGCAGGGCGGCGTGGCGAAGGCGCTCCTCGGGAAGGCGGCGCTGCCCGATGACCTGCCGTTCGTGACGGGGTCGGTGGGGTGGCTCGGCACCGAAGCCAGCAACCACATGCTGCAGACGTGTGACACGCTGCTGATGGTCGGGACGGGCTTCCCGTACACCGAGTACCTCCCACGTGAGGGTCAGGCGCGCACCGTGCAGATCGACCGTTCCGCGAGCCGCGTGGGGCTGCGCACCCCCACGGAAGTGAACCTGATCGGCGACAGCGCCGAAACGCTCCGCGCGCTGCTGCCACTGCTGCACCCGAAACCGCGCGGCGCGTGGCGTGAGGACCTGGAGGCGCGCGCGCGGCAGAGCTGGGCGGACGCGGAACGCGCGGCGCAGCAGGACGCCCCGCCGCTGAACCCGGCGCGGGTGGCGTCCGCGCTCTCGCGGCGACTGCCGCCGCGCAGCATCATCACGGCGGACAGCGGCACGTCCGCCGTGTGGCTCGGTCGGCACCTGCGCCTCCGCGAGGGCATGATGGCGTCGCTGTCCGGCACGCTCGCCACCATGGGGTCGGCGGTGCCGTACGCGCTCGCCGCGAAACTGAACTTCCCGGACCGTCCGGTCATCGCGCTCGCCGGGGACGGCGCCATGCAGATGAGCGGCAACGCCGGCCTGATCGCGGTGGCGCAGCAGTGGCGCGCCTGGGCGGACCCACGGCTGGTCGTGGTCGTTCTGAACAACCGGGACCTGAATTACGTGACGTGGGAGCAGCGGGCGATGGAAGGCCACCCGAAGTTCCCCGCCAGTCAGGACCTCCCCGACGTGCCGTTCGCGCGGTACGCGGAACTGCTGGGCCTGCAGGGCGTGCGCGTGGACGACGCGGGTCACCTGGAGGACGCCCTGGAGGTGGCGTTCGGCGCGGACCGTCCCGTGGTACTGGAGGCGGTCGTGAGCGCGCACGTGCCGACGCTCCCGCCGACCCTCACGGCCCAGCAGCGGCAGCACCTGCAGGCAGCGCTGGCGGACGACCCGGACGCGGCCGAGGTGAAGCGGCAACTGCGCCAGCAGGGGTACACGCTCTGA